In a genomic window of Pangasianodon hypophthalmus isolate fPanHyp1 chromosome 19, fPanHyp1.pri, whole genome shotgun sequence:
- the tcte1 gene encoding dynein regulatory complex subunit 5, whose product MNLTKLISEPIKELNPEADHGKLRRIRAEDLEWSLAVVSSLTHLCLEHIVQNFEDNPIVEELLPKHKTSVLEKLPPTLPLTITANLISDEGYWKRCCQSRWNICDASEYGNSWKRMFFERHLENIIEHFVPDVTDNKSVLELVPLCRDYVKQLRMSQLLPPVKEPPTFEETDGADSVSDLYTNGSSMDHFDFRILLDKLSNLEELQLVYCVKNCGMNFEWHLFQFTLRDCQSLAEAVKSCKSLKVLRIHRSNMEDEKCRMLVNHLLDHSSLVELDLSHNLIGDRGARAIGKLLNRSCLETLNIYDNRISGQGAQALAHALSRNTSLVSLNLRLNQLGDEGGQAIAQALLKNQTLVKLHLGANEMTEPTATAFSQVLVQNTTLRNLNLSCNKLGMDGGKVLEEGMSHNSSLLECDIRLTEISLESEYCIREVLCNNQDKARRKHTQDTANTK is encoded by the exons ATGAATCTGACTAAGCTAATCAGCGAGCCAATAAAAGAGCTTAACCCCGAGGCAGACCATGGAAAGCTGCGCAGAATCAGAGCCGAGGATCTGGAGTGGTCTTTAGCTGTAGTGTCTTCACTAACACACCTGTGTCTTGAACACATCGTACAAAATTTTGAag ATAATCCCATTGTTGAGGAACTCCTGCCCAAACATAAGACTTCTGTCCTGGAGAAGCTGCCTCCAACTCTACCTCTGACCATAACAGCAAACCTGATCAGTGACGAGGGCTACTGGAAGCGTTGCTGTCAGAGCCGCTGGAACATCTGTGATGCCTCCGAATATGGCAACAGCTGGAAGCGCATGTTCTTTGAACGCCATCTAGAGAACATCATCGAACATTTCGTCCCAGACGTGACTGACAACAAATCAGTGCTGGAGCTTGTGCCACTGTGCAGAGACTATGTGAAGCAGTTGAGGATGTCTCAGCTGCTGCCCCCAGTCAAGGAGCCGCCAACATTTGAGGAGACCGACGGTGCGGATTCGGTCAGCGATCTTTACACTAATGGGTCCTCAATGGATCACTTTGACTTCCGAATTCTGCTGGACAAATTGAGCAACCTGGAAGAGCTGCAGTTGGTTTATTGTGTAAAAAACTGTGGAATGAACTTTGAGTGGCATCTGTTTCAGTTTACCCTCCGTGACTGTCAATCATTGGCTGAGGCGGTGAAATCCTGCAAATCCTTGAAG GTTCTCCGAATCCATCGGAGCAACATGGAAGATGAGAAGTGCCGCATGCTGGTAAACCACCTGCTGGATCATTCATCCCTGGTGGAGCTCGACCTCTCACACAATCTCATAGGGGATCGAGGGGCGAGAGCCATCGGCAAACTCCTCAACCGCAGCTGTCTGGAGACGCTGAACATTTATGACAACCGGATCAGTGGACAAGGAGCACAAGCCTTAGCCCATGCCCTCTCCAGAAACACCTCCCTAGTGTCACTCAACTTGAGACTGAACCAGCTAGGGGATGAAGGTGGCCAGGCTATAGCTCAGGCCCTGCTAAAAAATCAGACTCTGGTAAAACTTCATTTAGGGGCCAACGAGATGACGGAGCCCACAGCCACAGCATTCTCACAGGTCTTAGTACAGAATACGACACTGAGGAACCTCAACCTGTCCTGCAACAAACTGGGAATG GATGGAGGGAAGGTCCTGGAAGAAGGAATGTCGCACAACAGCAGCCTGCTGGAGTGTGATATTCGCCTTACTGAAATTAGCCTGGAGAGCGAGTACTGCATCCGTGAGGTACTGTGCAACAATCAGGACAAAGCCcggcgcaaacacacacaggacacagcaAACACCAAATAA